The DNA window GAACATGTGGGACAAACAGGCGTGAAAGTAAGTCCTGATTTATACATTGCGGTTGGAATTTCGGGAGCAATACAGCATCTTGCCGGTGTCAATTCATCAAAAAATATTGTTGTTATCAATAAAGATTCAGAAGCTCCTTTTTTTAAAGCAGCAGATTACGGCATAGTTGGCGATGCCTTTGAAGTAATACCTAAATTAACAGAAGCAATTAAAGCAGCTAAATAATAGGATTTGAAGCGGATTAAGCTCGAGATTATCGGACTGTCTTCCAGTCATACCCATACAGGATCATTTGCATTGGTGTTGGGCGAGGAGAGCGGCAAAAGGCGTCTTCCGATTATAATTGGAATGTTTGAGGCACAGGCAATCGCCATTGAAATTGAAAAAATTGTGCCCAACCGTCCGATGACTCATGATCTTTTTAAAAGTTTTGCAAAGGATTTTAATTACACCATTAAAGAAATCGTAATTTCTGACCTGAGTGAAGGCGTTTTCTTTGCCAAAATTGTATGCGGTAACGGTGAGAAAGAAGTGGAAATTGATTCTCGTCCTTCGGATGCTATTGCCATAGGATTGCGATTTAATGTTCCGATTTACACCTTCGACAAAATACTCGATGAAGCCGGCGTTATTATGGATGAAGGCGAGGAAATAACTTCTGAAATTAAGGAAGTGGTCAGTGCCGAAGCCGATGAGCCAAGAAAATCCTTACCATTCACCGATAAGCTTAAAAAAATGTCAGTGGCAGAATTGGAGAAAAAATTAGCCGAAGCATTGAAAAAAGAAGATTACGAAAAGGCAGCACAAATTCGCGACGAATTAAATAAGCGGTCATAAATTGAATTAAATTATATTCGTGCCATTGAATCTATTCAATGGCTTTTTTTATGGAAATACTAAGAGGCTTATTTGGCATTATTGTTCTTCTCGGGATCGCATTTTTATTTTCTGTCAATCGAAAAAAAATCGATTGGAGACTGGTAGGAATAGGTGTGTTTTTACAGGTGACCTTTGGTTTTCTGGTTACCAATGTGCCCGCAATAAGGGATATGTTTTATATAATAAGTAAGGGTTTTGTCACGCTTCTTAGTTTTTCAGAGGATGGTGCAGAATTTTTATTCGGTGACTTGGCCAGAAACTCTGATGCCAATCCTGAATTAAGACATGGCCTCGGCTTTATTTTTGCATTTCAGGTATTACCTACAGTCATCTTTTTTTCTACGGTTTCAGCAGGGCTTTATTATCTCGGTGTACTTCAAAAGGTTGTATTTGGAATAGCCTGGATCATGGCTAAAACCATGCGTTTATCAGGCCCAGAGAGTTTATCCGCTGCAGGGAATATATTTTTGGGACAAACAGAAGCGCCATTGCTCGTTCGCCCATTCGTTTCAAAAATGACCAAATCAGAAATTATGTGTCTAATGACAGGGGGCATGGCCACAATAGCAGGAGGTGTGCTCGCTGCATATGTTTCATTTCTAGGTGGCCCTGATCCTGTTGAAAAGGCAAAATTTGCCAGTTTTTTATTAAGTGCCTCCATCATGAACGCACCTGCTGGGATTGTAATTTCAAAAATGCTAATCCCTGAAACAAAGGATATTGAGAAGGAGGATCTGAGTGTCAATAAAGACAAGATAGGAGTAAACCTTATCGATGCTCTGGCCAATGGTGCCAGCGATGGCGTTAAACTTGCACTAAACATAGGCGGAATGCTATTGGCATTTATCGCAATAATATATCTGCTCAATTATATATTTAGCAATCTTATTGGTAACTGGATTGGCGTCAATGCATTAATTATCACATCAACTAACGGTTTATTTGATGGTCTTACTTTGCAATATATCCTGGGGCAGGCATTTCGCCCACTTGCATTTATAATGGGAGTGCCATGGGCTGATTCACTTGCTGTAGGTAGTCTTCTAGGTCAAAAAACAGTTATCAACGAATTTGTTGCTTACCTTGATCTATCCGCTTTAAAATCCGAAGGTGCCTTAAGTCCGAAGGCCATAGTAATAAGCACATTCGCATTATGCGGATTTAGTAATTTCAGTTCAATAGCCATTCAAATAGGAGGAATAGGCGCCATGGCACCAAATCAGCAATCAACCTTGTCTGAATTGGGAATGAAGGCCCTACTCGGTGCAACCATTGCCTGTATGATGACAGGCACTATAGCCGGTGCATTTGTAATATAAAAAAAGCCCTTCCGAAAATCAGAAGGGCCATTTATTTATTCTCTAAGAGAAATTTAACGCTTGTCTAAAGGAACATAATTCCTTTCGTTTTCACCGATGTAAATTTGTCTAGGTCTGCCAATCGGTTCGTTATTTTCTCTCATTTCTTTCCACTGCGCTATCCATCCGGGTAATCTTCCCAATGTGAACATCACGGTAAACATTTCCGTTGGGATGCCCATGGCACGGTAAATAATTCCTGAATAGAAGTCAACATTTGGATAGAGATTTCTTTCTACAAAATATTCATCTTTCAAAGCAACTTCTTCAAGCTGTTTGGCAATATCAAGAGAGGGATCATCAACGCCTAGAGCATCCAGCACCTGGTCAGCCGCTTTTTTAATAATTTTTGCACGTGGGTCAAAGTTTTTGTAAACCCTGTGACCAAATCCCATCAATCTGAACGGATCATTTTTATCCTTGGCTTTGGCTACAAACTTGGCCACATCGCCACCGTTATTTTTAATCTCTTCAAGCATTTCAATCACTGCCTGGTTTGCTCCACCATGCAAAGGTCCCCAAAGAGCGCTTATACCTCCGGCAATCGCCGTGTACAGACTAGTGTGCGAAGAACCGACAATTCGAACTGTTGAGGTAGAACAGTTTTGCTCGTGATCTGCATGAAGAATCAATAACTTATTCAAGGCATCCGCCAAAACCGGATCGACCTTATAATCTTCCGCAGGAAGTCCGAACATCATGTAAAGGAAGTTCGAGCAATAGTCCAGATCGTTCCTTGGGTAATTGACCGGATGTCCCATTTCATTTTTAAATGCCCATGCGGAAATGGTTGGAATTTTTGCCAGCAAACGGATTATTGTCAGGTCAATTTCAGCTGGAGAGCGATTTGGGTCAATACTTTTAGGATAAAAGGCTGTTAAACTGCTTACCAGTGAAGACAAAACACCCATTGGATGTGACCTTGATGGAAATCCATCAAAAATCTTCTTGGTATCTTCATGCACCAAAGTATGCTCAGTTACCTTTCTTTTAAATTTCTGATACACCTCTTTGCTCGGTAATTCACCGTGAATTAAAAGATAGGCCACTTCAAGAAATTCCGATTTTTCAGCCAATTGTTCAATGGGATAGCCTCTATATCTGAGAATTCCTTTTTCCCCATCCAAAAATGTAATTGAACTTTGGGTTGATCCTGTATTTTTAAAACCGGTGTCCAGAGTAATGTACCCTGTTTCCGTCCTTAATTTAGCGATATCAATGGCTTTTTCACCTTCAGATCCGGTAATTATTGGAAGTTTATGGGATTTGCCGTCTAAGATTATTTCTGCGAATTCTGACATAGGATTTCAAGCGTTTACTTTAGGTGTACTTCTTTCAAAAATGTTTTCAAAATAACAATACGGGTGGTATTATTCAAAATTTAATTATTACCTAAAATTAAAGGCAACCCTTCATCTCCACCACCAATTACAACAATTTTAGAATTTGGGGATTTAGACAACTCCAGAGTCGCTTCTATTCCTCTCATTTTCAATAGTTTATCCGTTAAACTACTGTTTACTATATTGTTGGCCAGGGCTTCACCCTTGGCAGCAATTTCTTTTCGTTCAGCCTCACTTTTTTCTTTGTTCAATCGAAACTGATAGGCCAGAGCTTCCTGTTCCTGTTTAAGTTTGTTTTCAATGGCTTCCTTGATTTGAGGAGGAAGGTTAATTGAACGGATAAGCAAGGCATTCATTTGAATATTGTTCTTGGGACTTGCAAGAATTTCAGTAGTCACATTAATGATGGTTTCTTCCACCTCTGCTCTTTTAGTACTATAAATTTCTTCGGCTGTGAATCGACCCATAACTTTCCTAACAGAGGATCTGACTTCTGGAATAACTAATGTATTTACATAATTATCACCAAAACTTTCATGAAGTATGCCTATATATTTATAATATGGGTTGAATCTAATTGAGACATCCACACTAATAGATAACCCATTTTTGTCAAGGACATCCATCTTTTCATTGGCTATTTTTTCTTTTACATCATAAACAAACAGAGTATTCCAGGGTGCGATTATGTGAAATCCGGGAATCAAAACGTTTTCTTTATCCAGACCTATTCCAAATTTTTTAAATACTACGCCTCTTTCACCCGGATTAAGCGTATAAAATATATTGGAAGAAAGGATAGTAACAAGAATCAAACTTATTACAACGATGATAATTAAGGATTGAAGTTTTTTATTCATGAGGATTGATATTTCCTGCAAATATATGGTTCTATTTGCAAAGGGCTTAGCTTATTCAATAAAGAAAGAGATTAATTTCATTTATTGACACAGGCTATTTTTAAAGTGCGCTCAGCTTCTGCAACACCCATGTTTTTGGCTTTTTCCAAATAAGCGCAGCCTTCGAATTTCCCAAAAGAATTGATCATCACATAGCCGAGATAATAATTGGACCACCCGAACTCTGGATTTAAACTAACCGATGATTCAAAATCATTCATGGCTTTATACATATCGCCTTTCTCCATATTTGCTTTTCCTGCATAAAAAAAACCCAGTGGATCGTCTTTGATATTGGCGGTATAAGTATTCAAATCACTTGCTGCCTTTTCAAATTCCAATTGTTCAAGGAAAACAAGGCCTCTGTTGAAATAGGCATTCCAATAGCTGCTATCCATGGCAATGGCAGCATTGAAAGCTTCTATTGCTTCTTCGGGTATGCGTTGATTAAGATATAAAAAACCGAGTGCAAATTGAATATTGGGATCTTCCTTGTCCAATTCCGAGGCTTTTTTAAAATCATTGAGTGCAGAAGGCATATTTCCAATTTCCTGGAACATTAGGGCGCGATTGAAAAAATAGCTGGCTTTATTGGGATCGAATTTTATGGCTTTGTTATAGGCTTCTATTGCTTTAGCTTTTTCATTCAATGCCCCGTAACTTATCCCCATATTGTAGTGAACAGCGGCATAACCGTTATCAAGAAGAAGTGCTTTTTCATAAACCTCAAGAGCATTTTTTTGATTACCCACCAGTGTAAAACATTTTCCCAGATTCAATAATGCCTTTTTGTTTTTATCGTTTAATGCCAAGGATTTTTCAAAATCATTAATGGCTTCTTCAAGTTCATTAACTTTCATTAAAGCATAACCTCTGTTGTAATAGGCAGTCGCATTATTTGGATTCAGATTAATGGATTTGCTAAAAGATAAAATTCCCTCCTTGTAATTTTGGTATAATAAACTCTGAGTGATCCCTTTTTTAAAATAGGCATTGGCCAGACTTATCGAATCTTCCTTCGGAATTTGCTTGGGAGGCTCCTCTACCTTGGTTTCAATTTTTATTGGATCATTTTGAGCCCAAAGATTTAAAGCGCATCCCATCAAAACAATGGATAATATGAGTTTGTAGTTGCCCAAATTCTAATGCTATAATAAACCAGTCCAAAGGTCTGGATTTATAAAAACTAAAAATGTCCTATTTTATTCTTAAAGGCACTTACCTGCCATCGAAAGGCCCAGTTCCACACAATAGTAACATCTTTGAAACTTGTATTTACGAAAATTTTTCGGATTTCGTTTTTTTTAAATGCTCTTTTCACCGATAAAGGTGCATCGTGTTGTACCAAATAAGAGCCATTCAATAACCTGGTAAGAAACCAGATTGAATAATAGGCCAGGGGATGGCGATGTAGATCATTGATTATAATCACATTGGCTTCAGAATCGGATATAAGATTAATAATTTGACTTAATTCCTTATCACTGAAATGATGACAAAAAAGATTCATGGTAACAATATCTGCTTTTAAATCTTCTGAATTTGCTTCAAATATGTTTTTTCTGAGAAATGAAATATTGTCAAATTCTGAGCAGGATTTCGCCGCATAATCAATCATAAACTGATTGGCATCCAGGCCGGCAAATTCAATGTTTAAATGATTTCGGTTCGCCCATTTGGCCATTTGTTTTAACATATCTCCGGCACCCGAGCCGATATCAATGAGCCTGTATTTTCGATCTTTCCTTAGTTTTAACTTTTTAAGTGCAGACAGAGTTACCTTATAGCCTCCCAAATAGCTATTCACCATTTCGAGCTCTCTAAGGTTTTGCTTTAAAGCATCGGATGCCAAATTGAGGTCATCCATTAATTCCTTTTGACTCGAACGCTGCTTAAACATAGGCGAATTCCAATAATGCAGATTCCATTGTCAGACCGGGACCAAAAGCCATGCTAAGGATCTTTTCTTTGTTATTCGAATTATCGAGGCTCTCCATTAATCTTTTCAGCACAAAAATTACTGTCACTGATGACATATTGCCATAGTCACGTAAAATGTCATAAGAATGTTGAAGTGCGTTATTTTTTTTACCTATTTTTTTAGAAAGGGTATCCAATATGGCCCTGCCTCCCGGATGAATGGCAAAATGATCAACAGAGCTTTCCTTACCCATGTCCTTTTCTAATTGATCAAGTAATTGATCCATGCTGCCATTTAACAATTTTGGAATATAAGAGGAGAGTTTCATTTCAAATCCAAAGTCCCTGATATGCCAAGCCATATCGCTCAAACCTTCGGTAATTAATTCACAATAAAAAGATTCGTTCTTTATGTTTTTGCCTTTCATGGGTTGCGATTGCACAATGCAGGCCGCGGAGCCATCTGCAAAAAGCGCATTGGATAAGAGAAAATCTTCGTCTAAATCTTTTTGAAAATGAATAGAGCATATTTCAACACCCACCATTAAAACTTTTGCCTTTGGATCACTCTTGACAATTGAATCAGCGAGTTTTAATACGGTTAAACCTGCATAACAGCCCATAAAATTGACATTGAATCGCTGAATATTAGGACTTAATCCCATGTGCCTTACCAGGTCGATATCCAGGCCCGGAGCATACATGCCTGTACAGCTAAATGTGATCAAATGCGTTATTTCCTTTACAGGAAAATCAATTTTTAGATCGTGAACAGATTTTTCAGCAAGGATCAAAGCCTCTTTTTCATAAATCTGCATGCGCTCTGAAGTGCTGAATAGCTTGTTTTCTTTTTTGTTAAAATGGAAATTCTTATCGCGCGTGAAGGAAGAAACTACGGTATATCTTTTGTCAATTTGTGTTTGTCGGTATAGTACTGATAGTTTCCTTTCCAGCACTTTATCGGCCTTTAAGGTTGCAACCATAAACTTAAATGCATCTTCCTGACTTATGGCGTGTTCGGGATTTGCACAACCTATATGCGTGATATAACTTTCGTTCAATTTTTCAATTTTATGATCAGTAAGTCAAGCCGTCAGCATTTGCGAATCCCGTTTTCAATTTTTTTATTGCCGGTATTCGTATTTGCACTCAGCCAAAGCAGCTATGCAGACTATTTATCGGTCATTTTAATGTTCATTGCCCTGCATCTCTTTGTGTACCCTGCAAGTAACGGATTTAATTCTTTTTATGATAAAGATGAAAAATCCATCGGTGGTTTGAAATATCCTCCAAAAGTTGATAAAAATTTATTGCACACCTCACTAATTTTTGATCTTATTGGCCTGGCTATCTCTATTTATATTTCCATTTATTTCGCTATCGCAATCTTGATTTATGGTCTGGTTTCAAAGGCATACTCGCATCCCGCCATCCGCCTAAAAAAGTATCCAATTGCGGGCCTATTGACGGTAGGTGTTTTTCAGGGAGGATTTATTTACCTGGCTTGTATTCAGGTCTTTGATAACGTGCATTTATCCCAATTAACTGAACTTAAATATCTGCTTCCCGCATTTATTTCAAGCGTTCTATTGATTGGTTCTTACCCAATGACTCAAATATATCAGCATGATGAAGATCAAAAGCGTGGGGATGTCTCCATTAGTATAAAGCTGGGTATTAGAGGCACTTTTCTGTTCACGGGTATAGTATTTCTAATGGCCGATCTGCTTTTTGGTCTGTATTTTAAAATGATGGGCAAAATCAATCATTTTTTTATTCTTCAGGCTTTTTTGCTACCCGTTCTTCTTTATTTTCAGTGGTGGATGTTAAAAGTCTGGAAAAATCCCGAAGAAGCTAATTTTGACAGAACTATGAGGCTAAACATGATTTCCTCAGTCTGCATGATTGTTTTTTTTCTTACGATTTATTTTCTCAATAATTAAAATACCCTACCGTGTGTTTTGCGAATCAGCTGATCTCTGAGGTAGGGCATAGCCTTAAAAAAGCTTAAAGTCATGTTGGTAAGGCTCTTATTGCCAAATGTGCCTTGTATCGCTCTGCCGATCCATAGACGCTTTGAAAAATTCATTTCCCAGTTCTTTTTATAATTATTTTGACCCTGTCCTAAAATAATACTTTCAGCCAGTAATTTTGAAGAGTGTATTGCCATTGCCATACCGTTTCCGCAAAGCGGTGCTATCATTCCAGCAGCATCTCCACACATCAATATGCCATTTTCGTTGATCTCTTTTTTACTGAATGTGATTTCGTTTATGGCAAGCGGTTTTTCATAAAGAAATTCAGCATTGTTAAATATGTCTTTTAAATGCGGGTTATCAGACAAAACATTTTGCTCCAAATTTTGAATGCTTCCATGGTTCTTTAATTCCGAAGCGGCGACAAGATAGCAAAGACAGTACTTGTCATTTTCCACCCGGGATATTCCACAATAGCCATTTCTAAAGTTGTGAAGTGCAATCAGATCCTTATCCTGATTGTATTTTATATGATACTTAATACCTACATAAGGAGATCTTTTATTCAGAAATTTTCGCCTGAGTCTGGAATCTATATTACTTCTTTTTCCCTGAGCACCAATCAATTGATCCACTTCAAATTGACGGTTGTCATTGCTTTTGATCAGCCAGTTAGCCTCTTTTTTTTCTATATGCTGAATTAGGGTATTCTCAAAAATTTCCGTTCCGGAATGTCGTGAAATTTTGGCCAGCTCCGCATCAAATACATATCGGCTCAGACCAAATCCTCCTATGTCCAATTTGCTTTTTAAGGATATCTCTGAGGTACTGCTTACAAACAGCTTATTTATCCTGACAGCTCCATGCACAAAAGGATCAAAACCCAATGATTTTAAATAGGGCAAGGCTTCCATTGAAACGTATTCGCCGCAAACCCTGTGAAATGGATAGCTTTTCTTTTCAAAGAGGGCGGTTTTATAACCTGCATTTGAAAGTCTTATCGAAAGGCACAGACCCGCCAGTCCTCCGCCAATAATTCCTATGTCATATTTATTGGCCAAATCCTTTGGATTCTATGATTTCAAGAAAATGCCTGGCTTTCATTTGGTCAAAACGCTCCATAATAAGGTAATCTTCTCTTGGAATTTGATCATTGCATTTATTGAGATAATAAATGGCTTTTTCATACTGTTCATCGAGATAATACATTTTACCCATAAACAATAGGTTTCCAATATTGTCGGGATTGATTTCAAGAGATTTTTTAGTGAGTGCGATGCCCTTTTCTTTATCGGGCCATGTCAATACCACAGGAATGTACGGTGCCATATAATAAACAAGGCCCAGCATCCGGTAACCTATGCCATTTTCATATATGGGATCCAAGTCAACAATTTTTTCACAGGTAGCTTTAATCCTTGGCCCGAGCCCGTCGTAAGCGGCCCTGAAAATACCGTAATATTGAATCCATTTTCCTGCGGAAGCGAGATACCAAAGCTTTATGCCAACATCCTCCGGATACTCGATAGCCAATTGTTCACCCAACTCTTTGGCTTCATTGTAAATGAGTTTTCTATGTTCATCAGGTAATCCTGTGTACATGCCCTTAAAATGCAATGACCTTAAGTAAAAGTAGGCGCTTCTTTGCCGGTATTCCGAACAGTTTAATCCTTTTTTGAAATGATAAATAGCGCTATCAATGTATTTAGACTTTGCATGCCAATCATTGGCGCCATTGGCCCTTAATTTGAAAAACAGCTGGCCTTCTTTAAAGTGTTCTTTGCATTTTGATTTTAAAAGCAGAGCCTCTTCCGAATTCGGTTGAGAAAGTGTACCCGAAAGAAAAATAATAACAGAGATCAATAATTTCATTAGATATTCTGCTAATTTTTGTAATTTTTGACAGAATTAACAGGTGTAATTAGAATTGAATCAAATTTACAAAAGTAAACATCAGATTATTTCACATGATCCTGATAAATCATATCTCTACCTGGAATTCATCGATGAAGATCAATCGATGAGCAAAGATACCTTTAAAAAAGAGATGATTGTTTATAGAGAAGCAGTGGTTGATAACAATATTTCCCTGGTTCTCAGCGATAGTCGGAGGAGTAACTTTATTATGACGCCTGATATTCAGGAGTTTATAGCCACTGAAGTTTTTCCATATACCGTTCAACATCTGAGCAAAATAGCATTTGTCATGCCCTGGAATTTAATCCAAAAAATTGCCATGGAACAGATGATCGAGGAATACGAAGTAAAGGATACAGGCCGAAAACTTATATCGAGATATTTCAAAGATTTTGATGAAGCCCAAAAATGGCTGTTTTCGGATTGATCTTAATTTTCTCCCATAGATATTTAAAAAGTAGGGTAAGGTAGTAAGAGATTGTAATTAAAACGTATTTCAATAGCATTTTAGGTTATTGATTGGCGTTTTAGTTTTGGAAAAAAAGCCTGCTTTTGTAAAGCGGGCTTTTTTATTAATAGTATGCTCCAAATAGAATCATCATCTCGTCTGAACTGCGCAAACCAAAAGACAAATCCACATCTTCATCGTTATCGTAAGTAACTTTTAAGGTTAATCCCTGGCCGGCTTCCAGAACCAATGGTGGATTCAATTCTAAAATAGGCGGATGCTCCCAATCGTAGGATACATAAACCAATTCCCCATCATTATCGCCTCCTTTTACCAAAACCTGAAATTCCGTCATGTGCTCATGGGCATGCGAAAACAACTGGAAAATATGTCTTTTCTCGTTAAAGTAATAAGTCTTTTCTATGGTTGTAACTTTATTGGCCGGAAGAATAAAACTTTGATTGTTCAATTGTAGAATTTCGGCGGCGTGCTGTACTTCATTTTGTTCCACGGTATGAATATTCATATACACTTCACCCCTTATTGGAGAAGCACTTTTATTGGCGTAATGCGAATTGAGATCCAGGCCTTTTCCGGCAGGAAGCCTTAAGGCCACTCCATCCGGAAATGAGTAATTCATAAAGGGCCATTGCGTACCGGTCACAAATTCATGCCACTGGGTTGGAATGAGCGTTGTAATGTTATAATTGCCGTTTGAGAGATAGACTTCTCTAATCGTATTGGCAGGAGGGAGAAACGATGGTGATATCTGATCATCAAAAGTGTAGGCCAGAAAATGATGACTTCCGGTTCTCATTGAAATTTCTACTTGCTTGATAAAAATGTCCTCATTGCTGATGGCAGGCAAATAGTAAAAAAACTCATAATCAGTATTGGCAGGCACTTGAAATTCATCAATATGGAATTGAAAGCCCCTGTCCGGACTGTCAAGTTGAAAAAATATTGGTGTTTGATATCGGCTGGTGTCATCAAGAAGTTCTTCATCTGCAACGATACCCGTTTTAGGAGCGCCTTTTAGTATCCATTCCGCAATATATGCCAATTCACCATTGGTTAATGGAGTTGGTCCCAATGGCATTTGAGACCCGTATTCGGGATGATCCGAATAAAAGTGTTCTCTGTCCTGAGCGTTTATTTTTTCCCACAAAAA is part of the Hyphobacterium sp. CCMP332 genome and encodes:
- a CDS encoding bifunctional nuclease family protein, with amino-acid sequence MKRIKLEIIGLSSSHTHTGSFALVLGEESGKRRLPIIIGMFEAQAIAIEIEKIVPNRPMTHDLFKSFAKDFNYTIKEIVISDLSEGVFFAKIVCGNGEKEVEIDSRPSDAIAIGLRFNVPIYTFDKILDEAGVIMDEGEEITSEIKEVVSAEADEPRKSLPFTDKLKKMSVAELEKKLAEALKKEDYEKAAQIRDELNKRS
- a CDS encoding NupC/NupG family nucleoside CNT transporter; amino-acid sequence: MEILRGLFGIIVLLGIAFLFSVNRKKIDWRLVGIGVFLQVTFGFLVTNVPAIRDMFYIISKGFVTLLSFSEDGAEFLFGDLARNSDANPELRHGLGFIFAFQVLPTVIFFSTVSAGLYYLGVLQKVVFGIAWIMAKTMRLSGPESLSAAGNIFLGQTEAPLLVRPFVSKMTKSEIMCLMTGGMATIAGGVLAAYVSFLGGPDPVEKAKFASFLLSASIMNAPAGIVISKMLIPETKDIEKEDLSVNKDKIGVNLIDALANGASDGVKLALNIGGMLLAFIAIIYLLNYIFSNLIGNWIGVNALIITSTNGLFDGLTLQYILGQAFRPLAFIMGVPWADSLAVGSLLGQKTVINEFVAYLDLSALKSEGALSPKAIVISTFALCGFSNFSSIAIQIGGIGAMAPNQQSTLSELGMKALLGATIACMMTGTIAGAFVI
- a CDS encoding citrate synthase, which encodes MSEFAEIILDGKSHKLPIITGSEGEKAIDIAKLRTETGYITLDTGFKNTGSTQSSITFLDGEKGILRYRGYPIEQLAEKSEFLEVAYLLIHGELPSKEVYQKFKRKVTEHTLVHEDTKKIFDGFPSRSHPMGVLSSLVSSLTAFYPKSIDPNRSPAEIDLTIIRLLAKIPTISAWAFKNEMGHPVNYPRNDLDYCSNFLYMMFGLPAEDYKVDPVLADALNKLLILHADHEQNCSTSTVRIVGSSHTSLYTAIAGGISALWGPLHGGANQAVIEMLEEIKNNGGDVAKFVAKAKDKNDPFRLMGFGHRVYKNFDPRAKIIKKAADQVLDALGVDDPSLDIAKQLEEVALKDEYFVERNLYPNVDFYSGIIYRAMGIPTEMFTVMFTLGRLPGWIAQWKEMRENNEPIGRPRQIYIGENERNYVPLDKR
- a CDS encoding prohibitin family protein, with the translated sequence MNKKLQSLIIIVVISLILVTILSSNIFYTLNPGERGVVFKKFGIGLDKENVLIPGFHIIAPWNTLFVYDVKEKIANEKMDVLDKNGLSISVDVSIRFNPYYKYIGILHESFGDNYVNTLVIPEVRSSVRKVMGRFTAEEIYSTKRAEVEETIINVTTEILASPKNNIQMNALLIRSINLPPQIKEAIENKLKQEQEALAYQFRLNKEKSEAERKEIAAKGEALANNIVNSSLTDKLLKMRGIEATLELSKSPNSKIVVIGGGDEGLPLILGNN
- a CDS encoding tetratricopeptide repeat protein, whose amino-acid sequence is MGNYKLILSIVLMGCALNLWAQNDPIKIETKVEEPPKQIPKEDSISLANAYFKKGITQSLLYQNYKEGILSFSKSINLNPNNATAYYNRGYALMKVNELEEAINDFEKSLALNDKNKKALLNLGKCFTLVGNQKNALEVYEKALLLDNGYAAVHYNMGISYGALNEKAKAIEAYNKAIKFDPNKASYFFNRALMFQEIGNMPSALNDFKKASELDKEDPNIQFALGFLYLNQRIPEEAIEAFNAAIAMDSSYWNAYFNRGLVFLEQLEFEKAASDLNTYTANIKDDPLGFFYAGKANMEKGDMYKAMNDFESSVSLNPEFGWSNYYLGYVMINSFGKFEGCAYLEKAKNMGVAEAERTLKIACVNK
- a CDS encoding methyltransferase domain-containing protein; amino-acid sequence: MFKQRSSQKELMDDLNLASDALKQNLRELEMVNSYLGGYKVTLSALKKLKLRKDRKYRLIDIGSGAGDMLKQMAKWANRNHLNIEFAGLDANQFMIDYAAKSCSEFDNISFLRKNIFEANSEDLKADIVTMNLFCHHFSDKELSQIINLISDSEANVIIINDLHRHPLAYYSIWFLTRLLNGSYLVQHDAPLSVKRAFKKNEIRKIFVNTSFKDVTIVWNWAFRWQVSAFKNKIGHF
- a CDS encoding type III polyketide synthase, with amino-acid sequence MNESYITHIGCANPEHAISQEDAFKFMVATLKADKVLERKLSVLYRQTQIDKRYTVVSSFTRDKNFHFNKKENKLFSTSERMQIYEKEALILAEKSVHDLKIDFPVKEITHLITFSCTGMYAPGLDIDLVRHMGLSPNIQRFNVNFMGCYAGLTVLKLADSIVKSDPKAKVLMVGVEICSIHFQKDLDEDFLLSNALFADGSAACIVQSQPMKGKNIKNESFYCELITEGLSDMAWHIRDFGFEMKLSSYIPKLLNGSMDQLLDQLEKDMGKESSVDHFAIHPGGRAILDTLSKKIGKKNNALQHSYDILRDYGNMSSVTVIFVLKRLMESLDNSNNKEKILSMAFGPGLTMESALLEFAYV
- a CDS encoding UbiA prenyltransferase family protein codes for the protein MISKSSRQHLRIPFSIFLLPVFVFALSQSSYADYLSVILMFIALHLFVYPASNGFNSFYDKDEKSIGGLKYPPKVDKNLLHTSLIFDLIGLAISIYISIYFAIAILIYGLVSKAYSHPAIRLKKYPIAGLLTVGVFQGGFIYLACIQVFDNVHLSQLTELKYLLPAFISSVLLIGSYPMTQIYQHDEDQKRGDVSISIKLGIRGTFLFTGIVFLMADLLFGLYFKMMGKINHFFILQAFLLPVLLYFQWWMLKVWKNPEEANFDRTMRLNMISSVCMIVFFLTIYFLNN
- a CDS encoding FAD-dependent monooxygenase yields the protein MANKYDIGIIGGGLAGLCLSIRLSNAGYKTALFEKKSYPFHRVCGEYVSMEALPYLKSLGFDPFVHGAVRINKLFVSSTSEISLKSKLDIGGFGLSRYVFDAELAKISRHSGTEIFENTLIQHIEKKEANWLIKSNDNRQFEVDQLIGAQGKRSNIDSRLRRKFLNKRSPYVGIKYHIKYNQDKDLIALHNFRNGYCGISRVENDKYCLCYLVAASELKNHGSIQNLEQNVLSDNPHLKDIFNNAEFLYEKPLAINEITFSKKEINENGILMCGDAAGMIAPLCGNGMAMAIHSSKLLAESIILGQGQNNYKKNWEMNFSKRLWIGRAIQGTFGNKSLTNMTLSFFKAMPYLRDQLIRKTHGRVF